TCCTCCGGCGCCACGGGATGCTGCCGCATCATGAAGTGACCTGGCGCGGCTCGCTGACGCGACCGCGAGAAACGGGCGCCGACCGCGTGTCGGCGCCCGTTTCTGTTCCGGTCCAGTAACAATCCCTCGAAGAGGGCCGACGGACCCGGACGTCACAGGTACAGTGACTCGCTATGACCACGATCGCTGACCGCGTGCGCCAGGCCAGGCTCGCCGCGGGACTCTCGCAGACCGCGCTCGCAGGGGACGCGTTCTCGCCGAGCTACATCTCGCTGATCGAGGCCGGGCGTCGAGAACCCACCGACGCCGCGCTCGCCGTCCTGGCCTCCAGGCTCGGCTCCACGGTCGAGTATCTCAAGCATGGGGACGACGGCCCCAACGAGGCGCGGACCAAGCTCGAGATCGACTACGCCAAGCTCGAGCTCACGTCCGGCGAGCCGACGGCTGCCAGGGCGCGGCTCTCGCGGCTCGACCTCGCCACCGTCACGCAGGCGCTCCGGGTGGACGGGCTGCTGACCCTCGCGCGCGCCCACGAGTCGCTCGGCCAGCTCGAGGAGGCCGTGGCGATCCTCGAGCCGCTGCTCGCCGACGCCCGGGCCCGCGGGCACCACATGGACGCCGCGGTCGTGGCCACCGGGCTCGTCGCGTCCTACCTGGAGGCCGGCGACCTGCACCGTGCCGTCGAAGTCGGCGAGCGCACGCTGCGCGACCTCGACGGGGCGGCGCTCACCGGGTCCGACGAGTACCTGCGGCTCGCGTCCACGGTCCTCTGGGCCTACGTCGAGCGCGGGGACCTGCTCTACGCCACGCACCGCGCCGCCGAGCTGATCCGGCAGGCCGAGGAGATCGGCAGCCCGCGAGGGAGGGGCAGCGTCTACTGGAACGCCGCCGTGGTCGCCGAGCACCGCCGCGACTACGAGCTCGCCCAGCGGTACACCCAGCGGGCCCTCGCGCTGCTCGGCGAGGGTGAGAGTGGTCGCGACCTTCCGCGGCTCCGGCTGAACTACGCGTGGCTGCTGCTCCGCAGCGAGCCCGCGGAGCCGCACGAGGCGCTGCTCCAACTCGACCGGGCCATCCCCGAGCTGATCGCCGGGGGCTCCGAGATCGAGCTCTCCCGCGTGGACGTCGAGCGATCGCGCGCGCACCTCCTGCTCGAGGACCCGGTGCTCGCCGAGGCGTGCGCCCGGGACGCGATCGCGCGGCTGGGCGACCAGCCGCGGCTCGAGACCGCGGTCGCCCAGCTCGCGCTGGGGGATGCGCTCTACGCCCGGGAGGACGTCGCGGGGGCGACGCGGGCGTACCGATGGGCCGCGGACATGCTCGGCATGATGTCCGCGAACCGCAAATCGGCTGCGGCCTGGCGCGAGCTGGGCGACCGCTTCATGGGCAACGGGGACGTCGCGGGTGCAGCCAACGCCTTCGACCGCGCGCTCCGTGAGGCGGGCATCAGGCCCGCCGTTCCAGCTGTCCTGCGGGAGGTGTGGAACGCGGGGGTGTGAGCCCAGCGACCGCCGGACATGGCGAAGGCGTCACCCCGCAGGGGGGGTGACGCCTTCGTTGGTCCTAGGGGCTCGTCAGAGAGACGAGACCGCCTTCGCCAGCGCGGACTTCTTGTTGGCGGCCTGGTTGGCGTGGATCACGCCCTTCGAGACAGCCTTGTCGAGCTTGCGCGACGCGGAGACGAGGGCGACCGAGGCGGCCTCCTTGTCGCCGCCGGCGACGGCCTCGCGGACGCGACGGATGTGCGTCTTGAGCTCCGACTTGACGGCCTTGTTACGCAGGCGCGCCTTCTCGTTGGTGCCGATGCGCTTGATCTGAGACTTGATGTTCGCCACGTGAGGACTTTCTGGTGTGTTCGCCTGAGCGATCGATGAGGTCGTAGAGGGCTTGTCCAGCACCGGGACTTGGGCGTGGGGATACCCGCGGAGAGGCACTGGACGAGTGCCCGCCGACCTGGGCGGACACGCGACTGCCCATCCTAGCAGTCGAACCACACGTCACAAGGCGCGCACCACGCGGTCGAAGACGGCGCGGTCCAGCACGGCGCCCTCGCGCCGCACCGCTGCGGGGTCGATGCGCAGGACGCGGTCCAGCCGCACCTCGCTGGGCCGTCCCCGCGCGTCCCAGGCCCCTGCCCCGATGTCGACCCACCGGCGTCCATGCCGGGCCTCGTCGGCCGCGTCCAGGTCGTGGTCCTTGCTGGTGAGCATGAGGCCCAGCAGCCAGCGCCCGTCCCGGGCGATCACGAGCACAGGCCGGTCCTTGCCGCGCGAGGGGTCGTCCTCGTACGCGACCCAGGTCCAGACGACCTCGCCGGGGTCCGCGTCGCCGTCGAGCCGGGGGGTGTACTCGGCGCGGACCGGGCCGGTGTGGTCGCCGGGCGCGGTCCACGCCGTCGCGGTGGGCTGGCGCGGGGCGGGCTGGCGCGGGGCGGGCTGGCGTGCGGCGGGCTGCGCGGCGCGTCCGCGCTCGGGCCTGGCGCGGACGCTCGCGTCGGCGCGACGCAGCACCGCGCGGATCGCCCGTCCCCACCGTCCGCTGGCCACCCGCACACCCTACGGCGGCTCTCGCGCGCGGGGCGGGGAGTCCCGCGCGCTGTCGCGGCTGCGGCGCGCGGCGAAGGGCTCGATCGGGGAGCGGGAGGCGCGAAGCGGGGGCGCAGGGTGCGCCATGTCACACACCCGACATCTGACCGCGGTAGGTTCCGGACATGGCGGACCTGTTCGACGACTACCCGGCCGGCCCCGCCTGGGACGAGATGCTCGACCGGGGCGGCGAGGTGCGCCCCGCCTACGGGAACGTGCACTCGGCCCTGGCGCAGCTCTCGGCCGAGGACCTGCGCGCCCGCGCCGAGGCGCTCGCCCGCTCCTACCTCGCCGAGGGGGTCACGTTCGACCTCGCCGGGGAGGAGCGCCCCTTCCCGCTCGACGTCGCGCCCCGGGTGCTCACCAGCCAGGAGTGGGACCAGGTGGCGCCCGGCGTCGCCCAGCGGGTCCGGGCGCTCGAGGCGTTCCTCGCCGATGTCTACGGGCCGCAGAAGGCGGTGGCCGACGGCGTGGTCCCACGAGGGCTGATCGTCTCCTCGACGCACTTCCATCGCGCCGCCCGCGGGATACAGCCGCCCAACGGCGTGCGCGTGCACGTCTCCGGGATCGACCTGATCCGCGACGAGGCGGGCGTGTTCCGGGTCCTCGAGGACAACGTGCGCGTGCCCAGCGGGGTCAGCTACGTGCTGTCCAACCGCCGGGCCATGACGCGGACCTTCCCCGAGCTGTTCGCGACGCTGCGCATCCGCCCGGTGCAGGACTACCCGCGGCGCCTGCTCTCGGCGTTGACGGCCGCGGCGCCGGCCGGGGTGGACGACCCGACGGTCGTGGTCCTCACGCCCGGCGTGCACAACAGCGCGTACTTCGAGCACTCGTTGCTGGCGCGCACGATGGGCGTCGAGCTGGTCGAGGGCCGCGACCTGTTCTGCGCGGGCGGGCGGGTGTGGATGCGGACCACGAAGGGGCGCCGGCGCGTCGACGTCGTGTACCGGCGGGTCGACGACGACTACCTCGACCCGGTCGCGTTCCGCTCCGACTCCCTGCTCGGCAGCCCTGGCCTCATGACCTGCGCGCGCGCAGGCACGGTGACC
The sequence above is a segment of the Cellulomonas chengniuliangii genome. Coding sequences within it:
- a CDS encoding type II toxin-antitoxin system PemK/MazF family toxin encodes the protein MASGRWGRAIRAVLRRADASVRARPERGRAAQPAARQPAPRQPAPRQPTATAWTAPGDHTGPVRAEYTPRLDGDADPGEVVWTWVAYEDDPSRGKDRPVLVIARDGRWLLGLMLTSKDHDLDAADEARHGRRWVDIGAGAWDARGRPSEVRLDRVLRIDPAAVRREGAVLDRAVFDRVVRAL
- the rpsT gene encoding 30S ribosomal protein S20, which encodes MANIKSQIKRIGTNEKARLRNKAVKSELKTHIRRVREAVAGGDKEAASVALVSASRKLDKAVSKGVIHANQAANKKSALAKAVSSL
- a CDS encoding helix-turn-helix domain-containing protein: MTTIADRVRQARLAAGLSQTALAGDAFSPSYISLIEAGRREPTDAALAVLASRLGSTVEYLKHGDDGPNEARTKLEIDYAKLELTSGEPTAARARLSRLDLATVTQALRVDGLLTLARAHESLGQLEEAVAILEPLLADARARGHHMDAAVVATGLVASYLEAGDLHRAVEVGERTLRDLDGAALTGSDEYLRLASTVLWAYVERGDLLYATHRAAELIRQAEEIGSPRGRGSVYWNAAVVAEHRRDYELAQRYTQRALALLGEGESGRDLPRLRLNYAWLLLRSEPAEPHEALLQLDRAIPELIAGGSEIELSRVDVERSRAHLLLEDPVLAEACARDAIARLGDQPRLETAVAQLALGDALYAREDVAGATRAYRWAADMLGMMSANRKSAAAWRELGDRFMGNGDVAGAANAFDRALREAGIRPAVPAVLREVWNAGV
- a CDS encoding circularly permuted type 2 ATP-grasp protein, giving the protein MADLFDDYPAGPAWDEMLDRGGEVRPAYGNVHSALAQLSAEDLRARAEALARSYLAEGVTFDLAGEERPFPLDVAPRVLTSQEWDQVAPGVAQRVRALEAFLADVYGPQKAVADGVVPRGLIVSSTHFHRAARGIQPPNGVRVHVSGIDLIRDEAGVFRVLEDNVRVPSGVSYVLSNRRAMTRTFPELFATLRIRPVQDYPRRLLSALTAAAPAGVDDPTVVVLTPGVHNSAYFEHSLLARTMGVELVEGRDLFCAGGRVWMRTTKGRRRVDVVYRRVDDDYLDPVAFRSDSLLGSPGLMTCARAGTVTIANAVGNGVADDKLVYTYLPDLIRYHLGEEPLLANVDTWRLEEPGALEEVLDRLDELVVKPVDGSGGKGLVVGPQASRRELDELRARLIADPRGWIAQPVVQLSTVPTLVGDSLRPRHVDLRPFAVNDGEQVWVLPGGLTRVALPEGQLVVNSSQGGGSKDTWVLGDAAARRGRPSERPAPATPQAQASSPVPIDANPTDDLRAQASQQQQALASPPATQEAPC